One Paenisporosarcina sp. FSL H8-0542 genomic region harbors:
- the spoVAC gene encoding stage V sporulation protein AC: MDPNSYQQTVDEMAPKRPVLKNCLKAFLTGGIICAVGQVISFFYMAYFSFTERTASNPTVATMVFISMLLTGFGIYKKIGQFGGAGSAVPVTGFGNAVISAAIEHKSEGFILGVGVNMFKLAGPVIVYGTFSAFVVALIKTILVKMGVISW, encoded by the coding sequence ATGGATCCCAATTCATATCAACAAACAGTGGACGAGATGGCACCGAAGCGACCCGTTTTAAAGAACTGTCTGAAAGCATTTCTGACTGGCGGTATCATTTGTGCTGTCGGACAAGTCATTTCATTTTTCTACATGGCCTATTTTTCATTTACTGAGCGAACAGCGAGCAATCCTACCGTAGCCACGATGGTTTTTATTTCCATGTTATTAACAGGGTTCGGTATTTATAAAAAAATTGGCCAGTTTGGTGGTGCAGGTTCGGCAGTACCTGTAACAGGTTTTGGTAATGCCGTAATCTCTGCAGCAATTGAACATAAATCGGAAGGTTTTATTTTAGGAGTAGGAGTCAATATGTTTAAACTGGCAGGTCCAGTTATCGTCTATGGTACTTTCTCTGCCTTTGTCGTAGCGCTCATCAAAACCATACTCGTTAAGATGGGGGTGATCTCTTGGTAA
- a CDS encoding YhcN/YlaJ family sporulation lipoprotein has product MKKFGLLICILLLLVGCSNDQPQVSIYHVDDDQEEIESLKKIFQDNEKISEAAAVFFDHQLVVSLQVEPMSKFSKEKIAKSIEKEVKSLFPDHDVFVSPDLKITWELKKIIEKKPTEDALKKDLDKLRALAKENT; this is encoded by the coding sequence ATGAAAAAATTCGGATTGTTGATCTGTATATTATTGCTATTGGTGGGTTGTTCAAATGACCAACCGCAAGTATCCATTTATCATGTTGATGATGATCAGGAAGAAATTGAATCACTCAAGAAAATCTTCCAGGACAATGAAAAAATAAGCGAGGCTGCTGCCGTGTTCTTTGATCATCAGTTGGTTGTGTCCTTGCAAGTAGAACCAATGTCGAAATTCAGCAAAGAAAAAATTGCAAAATCAATTGAAAAAGAAGTGAAATCGCTTTTCCCTGATCATGATGTATTTGTATCTCCTGATTTGAAAATCACTTGGGAACTTAAGAAAATTATTGAAAAGAAACCGACAGAGGATGCTTTGAAAAAAGATTTAGATAAACTTCGAGCATTGGCAAAGGAGAATACGTAA
- a CDS encoding CotY/CotZ family spore coat protein translates to MESSSSSSSSSSSSSGHFKKKDQCICDVVRAIKDIQDRATDMDCPVCPTNCFLEPLGGLVSPSRHQADTRVFMLLTDDGTPFKAFFRDNDRKDCDCFSVFFRVEEIFDGCCATLRVLEPLDHHHKEVDLLNDCGDKLDLRKICKVRDFRLSNSCITVDLNCFCGIECVADVFLGVCD, encoded by the coding sequence TTGGAATCATCATCATCATCATCGTCATCGTCATCTTCATCTTCTGGACATTTCAAGAAGAAAGATCAATGTATCTGTGATGTAGTTCGTGCAATCAAAGACATTCAAGATCGAGCAACGGACATGGACTGTCCGGTATGTCCAACAAATTGCTTCTTGGAGCCACTTGGTGGATTAGTAAGTCCTTCTCGTCACCAAGCTGATACTCGCGTATTCATGCTTTTGACGGATGACGGTACACCGTTCAAAGCTTTCTTCCGCGATAATGATCGTAAAGACTGTGATTGCTTCTCTGTATTCTTCCGTGTAGAAGAAATATTCGATGGTTGCTGCGCAACACTTCGTGTACTAGAACCTTTGGATCATCATCATAAAGAAGTAGATCTTTTAAACGACTGTGGTGACAAATTGGATTTAAGAAAAATTTGTAAAGTTCGAGATTTCAGACTTTCTAATAGCTGTATTACCGTTGACTTGAATTGCTTCTGTGGCATTGAATGTGTAGCAGACGTATTTCTAGGTGTTTGTGACTAA